TGAAAGATCATTGCCGCGACCAGCGACCCGCCGGCCCCGAGAAACGAGACGATGCGCGCGGTGTTCGGCGAGCCCAACGGTGATGACGGATTTCGACGCTGCCAGACGTACAGCACCGCCGCCTCGATCACGATGAGGACGAGAATGCCGATGGGCAGCGCGTCAGAATCGAAGATCGGGATGAGTCGGTCCATCACACCATTCATGAGGCTAACGCACTGGCCGGTACGGCGGTGCCCACTCGCCGGTCGTCCCTACCCGCCATCAGCGGCCCGAGACCGCGACGCGACCGACCGGCGCCGTCCCGGTGATGCCGAGGGGCTGCGGGTCGTTGCGGAGCGCGGCCCACAGGGGAATCGCCATGGCGATCGTGCCAAGCACACCCGCCAGCACCATGTCCTGACGGAAGCAGATGGCCAACGGCAAGAGCCCGTTCAAGGCGTACAGCGTGATCGGCAAGCGATGCGGCGAGACCTTGGACACCCACGTCGTGGGCGGCACGATGGCGAGCATGACGCGCGCCACGATGATGCCGGTGAACAGCCAGCCGAGCCAGTTCGTGATCGGCATGCCAAAGAAAATGGGCTTGCCAATGAACTGCTCGAAGGCGGAGCGGTCGGCAAGGGAGCCCATCTGCCAGAACCAATGGTTGGTTTTCACCATCGCGGGGTCCATGGAGACGTCCCACGCCGTGAGCACGAGTCCGCCCATGAGCGCCCAGTACCATTTAGACGTGCTATCGTCCTTCGCGGGCAGAAAGCGTCCGCAGATCGCCAACGAGGCGACCAGCATGTAGAACCACGACGTCGGGATGTTGAAGGGCACTCGGCCAAACATCTTGTAGCCCAGCTGGCTCGTGTACTCGTACGCGCCAAACGGATAGTCGGTGACGGTGCCGGCATATTCCGAGATGAACGCCAGGCAGAACGACACGAGGAACACGAGCAGCGCCCGCCGGCTGCCGATGCAGTGCGCGAGGAACGCGAGGCCGGCGATGGCACCGAGGGTGACCGTGGTGGCACCGCCATAGGCGAAGCCCACGGCCATCACCTTCTGGTTCTGCGCGGTCTGCAGCCACTCGGGATACGGCGGCACGAGGAACGTGGCGAACGCGAACGCGGAAAACGCACTGAAGAACGCGTGCCCGAGCAAGGTGAGACCGGCAATCTTGAGCAGCGTGGACGGTGAGCTGTCCCGCAGGGTATCCCGAAGGTCGGTAGAAGCGGTCATACGAGGAGCTCCTCAGGCCAGGCGGATCAGGGAGTCGGCGTTGGAAGCCACGGCATTGGGTTCCCACACGATCCGGGGACCGTGACCCAACGCGGAGAGATCAGGCGCCGGCGCGCGATATCGCCAGGCATTCCAGAGGATCCCGACGCGCGCTAGACGACCAATGCGCGCGCGGGTCGAAATGGTGTCATAGTTTTGCGCTTCGATGGCCGTGAGAATCCCAGCATAGCCATTGGCGCAGGCCGCTGCGCACCGCTGGGCGTCGCCATCGAGCAACGCGATGCCCGGCATAGCAGCCACGTACAAGGCGCGGGCCCGACTGACTTCGTACGCCATCAGCGGCGCCCAGCCGGGATGGCGCGCGAGTTCCGGGCCTCGCGACAGCACGTCCTGCGGTGTCAGACCGAACCGCGCCATGTCGTCGGCCGGCAGGTAGCAACGGCCGCGCTGCGCGTCTTCCCCGACATCCCGCAGGATATTGGTGAGCTGCATGGCCGTGCCGAGCGTTCGGGCATACTGAATCGCCTGGGTGAGCATCGTCGGGCCCGCGGGGACGCCGAACACGTACGTGCACATCTCGCCGACGGAGCTGGCGACTCCCTCGCAGTACTGCTCGAGCTCAGGCCAGGTGGCGTAGGTATGCGCCTCGAGGTCTCGGCGCACGCCGTCGAGCAATTCGAACAGCGGGGCGGGTGACACCTCATACTCACGGGCCACCCAAGCGACTTCCCGGAACACCGGTCCGCTCGGTCGTCCGTCGAGGGCAGCCTGCAGCTCGTTCCGGTAGGCGTCGAGCTGGAGGGCCAGTTCGGACACGTTATCGTGGTCGGCCTGATCGACGAGGTCGTCGGCGATCCGGCAGAACGCGTAGAGCGCGTAGGCCGCACGACGCTTCGACGCCGGGAGCAGTTTGCTCGCCAGCGAGAAAGTACGCGCGTGGACCATCGTGATCCGGGCGCATTCGGACGCGTCGTCCAGAGACGCGTTCACGATCATGCTACCCTGGGCAGCATCGGCTGCGTTGAAGGACTCATGCCGGGACGGAAACTCATCAAAACGGTGGTCAGGCGGGATGACTTCAGCCGCGGTTCGGACAACGGGAGCAATGAACGAGCAGAACGTCCTCGCCTGCTGAACGCAGAAAACGACGAGAGGTTCCTGCGCGCTCCGCGATAATACGAAAGTTTTTGTACCGATGGGTCTACACAAGGTAAAGTGCGATCGATTCACGGGACTGTCAACCATTCTTTACAGCCAGAGTGTCAAGGATTCTTGACGGTTTCATGCCTTTCATGAAAACGGGCGCCGAGGAATTCCTCGGCGCCCGTTCCCGTTTCTCACCGCGAATGTCGACGGCTTACTTGCCGGCCATGTTCGGGTTGTTGTCACGCTCGGCGCGCGGCAGCGGGTAGCACGTCTGCGAACCCGTGTTGCCGTACCCCGGCTTGAAGTACGGCTGACCGGTGGCCGTCACCGTCGTGCCAACGGAGGCCGCCGAGCGACGGAAGTCTGCGAGCCGCTTGCCTTCGAGGTAGAACTCGAGGGCGCGCTGGTTGAACAGTTCCGTCTTGACGCTCGCCGCATCGGTCGCGCCAGCATACGCCGTCTGGCCGTTGGCCGTACGGCGTGCGTCGATGAGCGCGAGCTGTGTCGTCGTGTTAGCCGAGGCCTCGGCGGCGATATAATCCGCTTCGAGCTTCGAGGCGAGGCGAATGTTCGACGCATACCCCGTGAACTTCGCCTGCTGGTAGAACCCGCCCGGCACGGCGTCTTGACCGACGGCCGTGCCCGAACCCGGCGCCCGGAACGGCACGCGCGGATCTGTCTGGCGGTACCACGGCGCGACACTGATGGCGCCGCGATCGAAGCTGAACTGATACAGGCGGTTCGACAGGCGCGTACGGCTGTTGGCATCGTCCGTGTAGCGCATGTTGTATTCGAATCCAGCCGGCACGAGCGCCGCGTCGGCGGCGGCGCCGGCGTTGTCGCCCTTCTGCAGCTTCGCACGCGCACGGCCGACCAACGCCGCGTTCGACAGCGCAATGCCGTCGGCCGTGGCGTTGGCCTTACCTACGTCATAGCCACGCGTGAACCAGAACGCCGCCGAGTCGAGCAGTTGCGCGGTGGTGAGCTCCGGACCGGACGACAGCGACCCGGTGCAGAAATCGGTCGCCATCATCAGGATCGAAAAGCCGCGGAAGGTCGCGGCACGCGCGAGACTGATGTTGGTGGTGGGGGTCGGCAACGTGAGGTCGAGGACCGTCTTGGCCGAAGCCGTGGCCAACGAGACAGGCGCCCACACGTCCGTGTTCA
This region of Gemmatimonas groenlandica genomic DNA includes:
- a CDS encoding carotenoid biosynthesis protein, whose translation is MTASTDLRDTLRDSSPSTLLKIAGLTLLGHAFFSAFSAFAFATFLVPPYPEWLQTAQNQKVMAVGFAYGGATTVTLGAIAGLAFLAHCIGSRRALLVFLVSFCLAFISEYAGTVTDYPFGAYEYTSQLGYKMFGRVPFNIPTSWFYMLVASLAICGRFLPAKDDSTSKWYWALMGGLVLTAWDVSMDPAMVKTNHWFWQMGSLADRSAFEQFIGKPIFFGMPITNWLGWLFTGIIVARVMLAIVPPTTWVSKVSPHRLPITLYALNGLLPLAICFRQDMVLAGVLGTIAMAIPLWAALRNDPQPLGITGTAPVGRVAVSGR
- a CDS encoding phytoene/squalene synthase family protein: MNRSHFTLCRPIGTKTFVLSRSAQEPLVVFCVQQARTFCSFIAPVVRTAAEVIPPDHRFDEFPSRHESFNAADAAQGSMIVNASLDDASECARITMVHARTFSLASKLLPASKRRAAYALYAFCRIADDLVDQADHDNVSELALQLDAYRNELQAALDGRPSGPVFREVAWVAREYEVSPAPLFELLDGVRRDLEAHTYATWPELEQYCEGVASSVGEMCTYVFGVPAGPTMLTQAIQYARTLGTAMQLTNILRDVGEDAQRGRCYLPADDMARFGLTPQDVLSRGPELARHPGWAPLMAYEVSRARALYVAAMPGIALLDGDAQRCAAACANGYAGILTAIEAQNYDTISTRARIGRLARVGILWNAWRYRAPAPDLSALGHGPRIVWEPNAVASNADSLIRLA